From Methanobrevibacter boviskoreani JH1, one genomic window encodes:
- the fwdF gene encoding tungsten-dependent formylmethanofuran dehydrogenase subunit FwdF — MIKNEKEINGNDFKIIRSAEELRTLSFNDHVCIGCGICESTCPVEAITLENIASIQRNYTGTYFSGHEKIAQNNVLETNKAGNLTKLSIDEEKCVLCGMCSGLCPADALNLTIDDEPIENIEGYPSYISSAEIDDEECIYCGNCEIACPRDAITVQRKLPDRSKLVTGEIEVIEEECIHCGICEEMCPADAIDVTKTIGKESIEIDTDKCVYCLVCKRSCPVDAIKALCRLCSYGEYDLDENDAKVTGSTIIDQSICIKCGWCAGVCPTDAAKVEKAFVGKLVTYPDKCGTCGACIDVCPCNALSFPKVDAPGVRSIQIVSNDDYCIKCGACARICPNDAIEVTRTSIKYTPTSSESWTDALEALKD, encoded by the coding sequence ATGATCAAAAATGAGAAAGAAATTAATGGTAATGACTTTAAAATTATAAGATCAGCAGAAGAATTACGTACTCTTTCTTTCAACGATCATGTTTGTATTGGTTGTGGAATTTGTGAATCCACATGTCCTGTTGAAGCTATAACTTTAGAGAACATAGCAAGTATTCAACGTAATTATACTGGAACTTATTTCAGTGGACATGAAAAAATCGCTCAAAATAATGTTTTAGAAACTAATAAAGCAGGAAACCTTACCAAACTTAGTATCGATGAAGAAAAATGTGTTCTTTGTGGAATGTGTAGTGGATTATGCCCTGCAGATGCATTAAATTTAACAATTGATGATGAACCAATTGAAAACATCGAAGGATACCCATCATATATTTCTAGTGCAGAAATTGATGATGAAGAATGTATTTATTGTGGTAATTGTGAAATTGCATGTCCTAGAGATGCAATTACTGTACAAAGAAAATTACCTGACAGATCTAAATTGGTCACTGGTGAAATTGAAGTAATTGAGGAAGAATGTATTCACTGTGGAATCTGTGAGGAAATGTGTCCTGCAGATGCAATTGATGTAACTAAAACAATTGGTAAAGAATCAATTGAAATTGATACTGATAAATGTGTATACTGTTTAGTATGTAAAAGATCCTGTCCTGTAGACGCTATTAAAGCTTTATGTAGATTATGTTCCTATGGAGAATATGATTTAGATGAAAACGATGCAAAAGTAACTGGTTCTACTATTATTGATCAATCTATTTGTATTAAATGTGGATGGTGTGCTGGTGTATGTCCTACTGATGCTGCAAAAGTTGAAAAAGCATTTGTTGGTAAATTAGTAACTTACCCAGATAAATGTGGTACTTGTGGAGCATGTATAGATGTATGTCCATGTAATGCATTATCCTTCCCTAAAGTAGATGCACCAGGTGTAAGATCTATTCAAATCGTTTCAAATGATGATTATTGTATTAAATGTGGAGCATGTGCAAGAATCTGTCCTAATGACGCAATAGAAGTAACTAGAACTAGTATCAAATACACTCCTACCAGTTCTGAATCTTGGACAGATGCTTTAGAAGCTTTAAAAGATTAG
- a CDS encoding 4Fe-4S binding protein, with product MELKVNQDNCLGCGVCVVACPINASISPEVAGGHGSKTEETIMMVENGFIKLFSPEKCDECGTCQMFCPVDAIWLE from the coding sequence ATGGAACTTAAAGTAAATCAAGATAATTGTTTAGGATGTGGAGTCTGTGTTGTAGCATGTCCTATTAACGCTTCCATTAGTCCAGAAGTAGCTGGTGGACACGGTTCAAAAACAGAGGAAACCATAATGATGGTAGAAAATGGTTTCATTAAATTATTTTCACCTGAAAAATGTGATGAATGTGGAACATGTCAAATGTTCTGTCCTGTAGACGCAATTTGGTTAGAATAA
- a CDS encoding molybdopterin dinucleotide binding domain-containing protein: protein MHYANTYLSKPVVGDLEQPSGEGSEKILHCMLNTGSDIYQGACKKRGSTLKEEYKNASGTCYMDPRDMAKLGVNNWDTVLVKTDYGEVVVNAAKSRDAPHEGTVFICKGPWANTVVSHETYCCSDPTYKGVKCTVEKTDRKVLLMADLMRLVYKKYVNETDDEVIENMPSLGERPVYRGRKWEEFDDL, encoded by the coding sequence ATGCATTATGCAAATACTTATTTAAGTAAACCTGTAGTCGGTGATTTAGAACAACCATCCGGTGAAGGTTCAGAAAAAATATTACATTGTATGTTAAATACCGGATCCGATATTTACCAAGGTGCTTGTAAGAAAAGAGGTTCTACTTTAAAAGAAGAATATAAAAATGCATCAGGAACCTGTTATATGGATCCTAGAGACATGGCAAAATTAGGTGTTAACAACTGGGATACTGTACTTGTTAAAACTGATTATGGTGAAGTTGTTGTAAACGCTGCTAAATCTAGGGATGCACCTCATGAAGGAACAGTATTTATTTGTAAAGGACCATGGGCAAATACTGTAGTAAGTCATGAAACTTACTGTTGTTCAGATCCTACATACAAAGGGGTTAAATGTACTGTTGAAAAAACAGATAGAAAAGTTTTATTAATGGCTGATCTCATGAGATTAGTTTATAAAAAATATGTTAATGAAACTGATGATGAAGTAATTGAAAATATGCCATCATTAGGTGAAAGACCTGTTTATAGAGGACGTAAATGGGAGGAATTCGATGACTTATGA